GCGCGCCGAGCCGGGAGCCAGACCGACCAGTTCTTTCTGGGTGGCCGCTCAATGCCGTGGTGGCTGCTGGGTACGTCGATGGTGGCGACGACCTTCTCCACGGACACGCCCAACCTCGTCACCGACCTGGTTCGTACCGGAGGCGTCAGCCAGAACTGGCTCTGGTGGGCATTCCTGATCACAGGGATGTGCACCGTCTTTTTCTACGCTCAGCTCTGGCGCCGCTCCGGAGTCCTGACCGATATCGGCTTCTACGAGCTCCGTTACTCGGGCCGACCGGCCGCGTTCTTGAGAGGATTCCGGGCCATCTACCTCGGCGTCTTCTTCAACGTGATGATCATGGCGACCGTGACGCTCGCCGCGATCAAGATCGGCGGCGTGGTGCTCGGGGCGTCGAAGTACGAGGTCGTGCTGGTCGCGTGCACTGTGACCGCCTTGTACTCGGCGACGTCTGGCTTCTGGGGCGTCGTCGTGACCGATCTTCTGCTCTTCGCCATAGCGATGATCGGCTCGTTCGCCGCGGCGTACTACGCGGTCATCCAACCAGACGTGGGAGGACTCTCCGGTCTGTTCGCGAACCCGGCGCTCGAGGGCAAACTCGGACTGCTCCCCGATTTCACCGACATGAGGACCGCTACCGCCGTTTTCATCGTGCCGATCGCCGTCCAGTGGTGGAGCACCTGGTATCCCGGCGCAGAGCCCGGAGGCGGTGGCTACGTCGCCCAGCGCATGCTCGCAGCGAAGGACGAGTCCCACGCGCTCAAAGCGGCCCTTTGGTTCAACATCGCGCACTACGCGCTGCGACCGTGGCCGTGGATCGTGGTCGCGCTCGCATCGCTCATCATGTATCCGACGCTCGAGTCGATCCAAGCGGCGTTTCCGCTGGTCGATCCGTCGATCGTCCGCCACGACCTCGCGTACCCTGCGATGCTCGTCTTCTTGCCATCCGGGCTGCTCGGTTTGGTCGTGGCCTCGTTGGCGGCGGCGTACATGTCGACGATCAGCACGCACCTCAACTGGGGGGCGTCGTACATCGTCGACGACTGCTACCGGAGATTCGTCGCCCCCGCCAAGGACGAGCGGCACTACGTGCAAGTCGGGCGTGCCGCGACGGTGGGGCTGATCGTGCTCGCGGGCATCGTATCGCTGTGGCTCGAGAACGCGCTCCAGGCGTTCCAGATCCTGCTACAGATCGGAGCGGGAACTGGGCTGGTTTTCCTGCTGCGCTGGTTCTGGTGGCGCATCAACGTGTGGAGCGAGCTGTCGGCGATGGTGCTCTCGTTCCTCGTCGCGATCTACTTCCAGTTCGGACACGAAGCGCTCGGATTCGAGCCTGTGGACCCATCGCTTCAACTCGTGCTCGGCGTGCTCGTCACTTCGGTGGGCTGGGTGACCGTGACGTTTCTCACCCCTCCGGCACAGCCGGACACTCTGCGGACTTTCCACGAGCTGATCAAGCCGATGGGCCCGGGTTGGCGAGGAGCTGGCCTCGGACTGGAGCCGGACCGCGACGCCCAGGGCCCGAGTGCGGCCTTCCTCGCCTGGTTCCTGGCGTGCGTCGTGGTGTACGGCGCACTGTGTGGGACGGGGTACGCGCTGTACGGCCAGGTAGGTCTATCGACCGTCTGCTTCGGTGCCGCTGCCGCCGCGGCCGTGGGGCTTTTCAAGACACTCCCGCGTGTGGGTGTGCGCTGATCGCGGCTACACCCGCTCGGGGGCGACCCACCAGTAACGAAACGCGATCGGGATAAGTCGGGCTAACAAGAGCACGAAGAATACCAGCGCGACAGCTCCGGTCGCCGCGAACAGCACGCCGTTCCACGCCGCCAGCCATGTGGGCGGCACGTATGTCTCACCTGGTGA
This is a stretch of genomic DNA from Gemmatimonadota bacterium. It encodes these proteins:
- a CDS encoding Na+:solute symporter; this translates as MQLTSLDWSVIAAYGVIALTVGLYFARRAGSQTDQFFLGGRSMPWWLLGTSMVATTFSTDTPNLVTDLVRTGGVSQNWLWWAFLITGMCTVFFYAQLWRRSGVLTDIGFYELRYSGRPAAFLRGFRAIYLGVFFNVMIMATVTLAAIKIGGVVLGASKYEVVLVACTVTALYSATSGFWGVVVTDLLLFAIAMIGSFAAAYYAVIQPDVGGLSGLFANPALEGKLGLLPDFTDMRTATAVFIVPIAVQWWSTWYPGAEPGGGGYVAQRMLAAKDESHALKAALWFNIAHYALRPWPWIVVALASLIMYPTLESIQAAFPLVDPSIVRHDLAYPAMLVFLPSGLLGLVVASLAAAYMSTISTHLNWGASYIVDDCYRRFVAPAKDERHYVQVGRAATVGLIVLAGIVSLWLENALQAFQILLQIGAGTGLVFLLRWFWWRINVWSELSAMVLSFLVAIYFQFGHEALGFEPVDPSLQLVLGVLVTSVGWVTVTFLTPPAQPDTLRTFHELIKPMGPGWRGAGLGLEPDRDAQGPSAAFLAWFLACVVVYGALCGTGYALYGQVGLSTVCFGAAAAAAVGLFKTLPRVGVR